A region of Maribacter algicola DNA encodes the following proteins:
- a CDS encoding 3-hydroxyacyl-ACP dehydratase has product MLLEGLYEIQEFEFVEPHVKATIKLNKEHEIFEGHFPGHPVLPGVCVIQIIKELTEKSLEKKLVLSVASNVKFMAVINPEKNDIVQLEIELDQNESEVKIKNTVRFEDTLALKLNANFKIKA; this is encoded by the coding sequence ATGTTGTTAGAAGGATTGTACGAAATTCAGGAATTCGAGTTTGTGGAACCTCATGTGAAGGCCACTATTAAACTCAATAAAGAACACGAGATATTCGAAGGGCATTTTCCAGGCCATCCCGTATTGCCCGGTGTTTGTGTAATACAAATCATTAAGGAGCTTACCGAAAAATCCTTGGAGAAAAAACTAGTGTTGTCCGTAGCTTCGAATGTTAAGTTCATGGCCGTTATCAACCCTGAGAAAAATGATATCGTACAATTGGAAATTGAACTTGACCAGAATGAAAGCGAAGTCAAAATCAAGAATACCGTGCGTTTTGAAGATACCTTGGCATTAAAATTGAACGCCAATTTCAAAATTAAAGCCTAA
- a CDS encoding phytoene desaturase family protein, with product MKEHYDVIIIGSGMGGLVAANIMAREGRSVCVLEKNNQFGGNLQTFVRDRTIFDTGVHYIGGLAPGQNLYRYFDYLGILDGLHLRKMNQDGFDIITFDNDDTAYPHAQGYDNFTAQLVKKFPEEKKAIESYCEKLQEICNKFPLYNLEEGKPYGNDAEIFQQTAKDYIESITANEKLRAVLAGSNLLYAGDPDKTPLYVHALSINSYIESAYRCADGGSQITKLLIRRLKENGGEAYKHSEVTEITCNDKKLESVTLKNGSKVYGNIFISNIEPKHTLQMIGEEHFRKSYTSRIQDMESIISAFSIHIVLKPKTFKYLNKNYYHFKDYRKIWEAHKYTEHTWPETYMVSMGVRKHQDEWGEQLTAITYMRYEEVKEWEDTFNTVAQKNDRGKAYEAFKKYKSEIFLKELEKKFPNIRECIQSVYASTPLSYRDYIGNHQGSMYGYVKDVNDPLKSFISPRTKIENLYLTGQSLNMHGILGVTISGVVTCSEILGGSYLINKITDEISNKTNKKMTV from the coding sequence TTGAAAGAGCATTACGATGTCATCATTATTGGCAGTGGTATGGGAGGCTTGGTAGCTGCCAATATCATGGCCCGGGAAGGCCGTAGTGTCTGTGTTTTGGAAAAAAACAATCAATTTGGAGGCAACCTGCAGACCTTTGTTAGGGACCGGACCATTTTTGACACTGGCGTACATTATATAGGAGGATTGGCACCCGGACAAAACCTGTATCGTTATTTTGATTATTTGGGCATCCTGGACGGTCTACATCTAAGAAAAATGAACCAGGACGGCTTTGACATCATCACTTTTGACAATGACGACACCGCTTATCCTCATGCCCAGGGCTACGATAATTTTACTGCCCAATTGGTAAAAAAGTTTCCGGAGGAAAAAAAGGCCATAGAAAGTTATTGCGAAAAACTTCAAGAAATTTGTAACAAGTTTCCTTTATATAATTTGGAAGAGGGTAAGCCCTATGGCAACGATGCTGAAATATTTCAACAAACCGCAAAGGACTATATTGAAAGTATTACAGCGAATGAGAAGTTGAGGGCGGTTTTGGCGGGGTCCAACCTTTTATATGCAGGTGATCCGGATAAAACGCCCCTGTATGTTCATGCCCTATCCATTAATTCATACATAGAAAGTGCCTATCGCTGTGCGGATGGCGGTAGCCAGATCACTAAATTGCTGATCAGAAGACTTAAGGAAAATGGAGGTGAGGCTTACAAACATAGTGAGGTTACGGAGATAACCTGCAATGACAAGAAACTGGAATCGGTAACCCTTAAGAACGGCAGTAAAGTGTACGGGAATATCTTCATTTCCAACATAGAACCGAAACATACCCTACAGATGATCGGGGAGGAACATTTTAGGAAATCGTACACAAGCCGTATTCAAGATATGGAAAGCATCATATCTGCCTTTAGCATCCATATTGTCCTTAAGCCCAAAACGTTCAAATACCTGAACAAAAACTATTATCATTTTAAGGATTATAGAAAAATTTGGGAGGCCCATAAATACACTGAACATACTTGGCCCGAGACCTACATGGTTTCCATGGGTGTGCGTAAGCACCAAGATGAATGGGGTGAGCAACTTACGGCCATCACCTATATGAGGTATGAAGAGGTAAAGGAATGGGAAGACACTTTTAATACGGTAGCCCAAAAAAATGACCGTGGAAAGGCCTACGAAGCATTCAAAAAATATAAGTCGGAAATCTTCCTAAAAGAATTGGAAAAAAAGTTCCCTAATATAAGGGAGTGTATTCAATCCGTGTATGCATCAACACCCTTGTCCTATCGGGATTATATAGGTAATCATCAAGGTTCCATGTATGGCTACGTAAAGGACGTAAACGATCCACTAAAGTCTTTTATTTCGCCCCGTACAAAAATTGAAAACCTCTATTTGACAGGTCAAAGCTTGAATATGCACGGCATTCTAGGAGTAACCATCAGCGGGGTGGTTACCTGTTCCGAAATCTTGGGCGGATCCTATTTGATTAACAAGATTACCGACGAAATTTCCAATAAGACCAACAAAAAAATGACTGTCTAA
- a CDS encoding DUF2062 domain-containing protein has product MPDQASIMERMQQWRCCVLIPTYNNEKSLARVLRGVLRFTSNIIVVNDGATDGTLEILQGFSQIHQIHLEKNQGKGKALKTGFKEALNKGYEYAITMDSDGQHFAEDIPVFLDALENEATKNVLYIGARNMAQADVPGKSSFGNKFSNFWFWFETGTWLQDTQCGYRLYPLKEIEKLSLFTPKFEFEIEVIVKASWNGTLVKNVPVKIVYDDVDRVSHFRTVPDFTRISILNTWFVFVTLFYIKPRDFFRKVKKKGVKKFLLNDVLGSKDTPAKKASSIALGVFIGLSPLWGLHTLLVLFLSFLLKLNKPIAFAFSNVSLPPFIPFIVLASLQTGSWILGESFTFSLDSINENFNFLIHLKAYLLGSMVLALTGALLLGGIGYLTLTFFGKRKMAVNNG; this is encoded by the coding sequence GTGCCGGACCAAGCATCCATAATGGAGAGAATGCAACAATGGCGTTGCTGTGTACTGATACCAACGTACAATAATGAAAAATCATTGGCCAGGGTATTGCGGGGTGTATTGCGGTTCACTTCGAACATCATAGTAGTCAACGACGGCGCTACGGACGGCACCCTTGAAATTTTACAAGGCTTTTCCCAGATCCATCAAATCCATCTTGAAAAAAACCAAGGAAAGGGCAAGGCTCTTAAAACTGGATTTAAAGAAGCTTTGAACAAGGGCTACGAATATGCCATAACTATGGATTCTGATGGGCAACACTTTGCGGAGGACATCCCCGTATTTTTGGATGCCTTGGAGAACGAGGCTACAAAAAATGTATTGTACATAGGAGCCCGAAACATGGCCCAAGCCGATGTTCCGGGCAAAAGTAGTTTTGGCAACAAATTCTCAAATTTTTGGTTTTGGTTCGAAACAGGAACATGGCTACAGGATACACAATGTGGCTATCGTTTATATCCATTGAAGGAAATTGAAAAGCTATCTCTTTTTACACCTAAGTTTGAATTTGAAATCGAGGTGATCGTAAAGGCTTCTTGGAACGGAACCTTGGTAAAAAACGTACCGGTTAAAATAGTATATGACGACGTGGACCGTGTATCCCATTTTAGAACTGTGCCGGACTTTACGCGTATCAGTATTCTAAATACATGGTTCGTATTTGTGACCCTTTTTTATATAAAACCAAGGGATTTTTTTAGAAAGGTTAAAAAAAAGGGGGTTAAAAAATTCCTACTGAACGATGTTCTGGGAAGTAAGGATACTCCTGCGAAAAAGGCATCCTCCATTGCTTTGGGGGTTTTTATAGGCCTTAGTCCTTTGTGGGGGCTACATACCCTATTGGTACTTTTTTTATCCTTTCTTCTTAAACTGAACAAACCCATTGCCTTTGCCTTTTCCAATGTAAGTTTGCCGCCCTTTATTCCATTTATTGTACTGGCAAGTCTGCAGACAGGTAGTTGGATTTTAGGGGAATCCTTTACCTTCTCATTGGATTCCATCAATGAAAATTTTAATTTCCTTATACATTTAAAGGCTTACTTGTTGGGGAGTATGGTATTGGCCCTTACGGGCGCATTACTTTTAGGGGGAATAGGCTATCTTACCCTTACTTTTTTTGGAAAGCGGAAAATGGCCGTAAACAATGGGTGA
- a CDS encoding porin family protein — protein sequence MNKLATILFFIICAGISESKAQVAPGIKLGYNESRISKTRLEPKSGLYIGGFLDIPITKRYAIQPEVFYSSQGGASVSSDFGDVQIDYLSVMAANKFYVGLAKGFHFNLGLGLDINLKNNFVNLFNGDADGEISPFDVVVFGGMGYEFNFGLILEARYKQGTVSVDLFGADDLYEEAGSNLNGVFQLGASYKFKSK from the coding sequence ATGAATAAGTTAGCCACCATACTCTTTTTTATTATCTGTGCCGGCATATCGGAATCAAAAGCACAGGTGGCTCCTGGCATCAAATTGGGCTATAATGAAAGCCGAATTAGCAAGACCCGCTTGGAACCTAAATCGGGATTATATATTGGCGGGTTTCTGGACATTCCGATTACGAAGCGCTACGCCATTCAACCGGAAGTTTTTTACTCCTCCCAAGGCGGAGCCTCCGTTAGCTCCGATTTTGGGGATGTTCAAATTGATTATTTGTCGGTAATGGCCGCCAATAAATTTTATGTAGGACTAGCTAAAGGGTTTCATTTTAACCTAGGCTTGGGGTTGGACATAAACCTAAAAAATAACTTTGTGAATTTGTTCAATGGTGATGCGGATGGCGAAATATCCCCTTTTGATGTTGTGGTATTTGGAGGTATGGGATATGAGTTTAATTTTGGACTTATTTTGGAAGCACGTTATAAACAAGGAACCGTAAGTGTGGACTTGTTTGGGGCCGATGACCTTTACGAGGAAGCAGGAAGCAACTTGAACGGTGTTTTTCAATTGGGTGCTTCCTATAAATTTAAAAGTAAATAG
- a CDS encoding cupin-like domain-containing protein — MGTFKTTPITVLETISKEDFIRNYYKPQKPVLLKGLTKDWPAYEKWSLDYIQGKAGDQIVPLYNNEPAKDKQSVYAPVEEMKLAEYIEILKTKPTDLRIFFYEILKKMPDLVNDFEYPDIGLKFFKKLPALFFGGGESKVFMHYDIDLPDSMHFHFDGHKHVTLFSPEQTKYLYRVPYSIHNLESIDMDDPDFEKYPALQYAEGITANMEHGDALFMPSGYWHYIKYLDGGFSMTLRALPRRPLKFANMLYNVLIMRNIDNFTRKHWGQKWLDYKDRKAIEKTHKNILNLT, encoded by the coding sequence ATGGGTACGTTTAAAACAACTCCAATTACCGTATTGGAAACCATTTCTAAGGAAGATTTTATCCGAAATTATTACAAGCCCCAGAAACCTGTGTTGTTGAAAGGCCTGACCAAAGATTGGCCCGCCTATGAAAAATGGTCCTTGGATTATATTCAAGGGAAGGCGGGCGACCAAATCGTGCCTTTGTACAACAACGAACCGGCCAAGGACAAACAAAGTGTGTATGCGCCCGTGGAGGAAATGAAATTGGCGGAGTATATCGAAATACTGAAAACCAAGCCTACTGACCTTCGTATATTCTTTTATGAAATATTGAAGAAAATGCCCGATTTAGTAAACGACTTCGAATATCCGGACATAGGTCTGAAATTCTTCAAAAAATTGCCCGCACTCTTTTTTGGCGGTGGAGAATCCAAGGTTTTTATGCATTATGATATAGACTTGCCGGATAGTATGCATTTTCATTTTGACGGTCATAAACACGTGACACTCTTCTCACCGGAACAGACTAAATACCTATATAGGGTTCCCTACTCCATTCATAATCTGGAATCCATAGATATGGACGATCCCGATTTTGAGAAGTATCCTGCCCTACAATATGCTGAAGGTATAACGGCGAATATGGAACATGGAGACGCCCTTTTTATGCCCAGTGGTTATTGGCACTATATCAAGTATCTAGACGGAGGTTTTTCCATGACCTTACGTGCGCTTCCCAGAAGACCCTTAAAATTCGCCAATATGCTCTATAATGTGTTGATCATGAGAAATATTGACAATTTCACCAGAAAACACTGGGGTCAAAAATGGTTGGATTACAAGGATAGAAAGGCCATAGAAAAAACGCATAAGAACATCCTTAATCTTACCTAA
- a CDS encoding 1-acyl-sn-glycerol-3-phosphate acyltransferase — protein sequence MGDFFFRAYKHIRKHRAISVFLLLLVIAGLVFCTTKVNFKDDITALIPSNPESRRIQKVLKSIAFTDKIIVNIEKGDTASVVVLTKYASDFVDSLQNGYSEYVKNIQGKVDDDQVLNTLDMVYDNLPFFLNETDYKEIEGKLSRDSIQLQMEQNYRSLVSPSGIITKKTIIKDPLGLSFIALKKLQKIGVAEDFILKNGFLLNKEETNILLFITPTYPSSATVENRPLADGLYEIQRKLNDAYGDKVDVSFFGAALVAVANAQQVKNDIIFTVSIAMVVLLVLLMVFYRRVTLPFILFAPTLFGALLALALLAISRESLSAVSLGIGAILLGVTLDYALHILTHIRKGEELQLMYREVAPSILMSSLTTASAFLCLLFLESQALQDLGVFASVSVVGAAVFSLLFIPQVYAFEGIKTGSPGVLEKVAAFEFHKNTWAIGIIVVGLIISVFFYDKVRFDQDIAKLNFESEVLKKAQKKLESLTDLESKSVYLSTYGADWEKVLQENDTIYDELQQLKKEQSIINFTSVSSLVKSNSTQKDKIAQWQDFWSQTRNDSLRKNINSSAEGLGFKAGTFQNFYTWLNGDFKPMQVTDFKDFPALNINDYIVSDSSGTTATSLIKLNEEQYPIIKEHFSQNQNTLLINRKEVNESFLGTLKEDFNRLLWLSLITVVIILALFYRSLSLTLVTAIPIFLTWFLTVGIMGLLGIEFNIFNIIICSFIFGLGVDYSIFVTNGLLTEHRTGIQCLPTHKTSIILSVITTIASVGVMIFAKHPALYAISRVSLIGIFSAAFVAFTIQPILFRLFIGNRNKRPISLRYFIHSVGSFLYFGLGGILFSKYAWVVTLFNPNRAKKQNLEFHKAVSKLMKSVLYTNPFVKKQVLNPSKETFEKPAMLIANHTSFLDILCIGMLHPKIIFLVNDWVYNSPIFGKAAKLAGAYPVSGGVENGEEYLAKKLKQGFSIIAFPEGTRSTTNKINRFHKGAFYLAEKFQLDILPILIHGNSEVLPKGSFVIRDGSITVKIMPRIPFGDTRFGENYSQQAKKVGAQFRIEFQKLRDDIETKDYWNKTLLENFRFKGDTLFNRVKMDVEQNSATHHELLKLVPSKTSIVHLSKDAGLLDLLLSLDSIDRKMHTYLEDNEALTALEQNFLFRHYAKITCYTSMDDALSNTADILLINLDGLSFSSIEIRSFKTIILLKKGSLLDYREVLSSDFLVKAQNDNFIVLKKSPSN from the coding sequence ATGGGTGATTTCTTTTTTAGGGCATACAAACATATTAGAAAACATAGGGCAATCAGTGTCTTTCTGCTTCTTCTTGTAATTGCAGGTCTGGTATTTTGTACTACGAAAGTTAATTTCAAGGACGATATCACTGCCCTAATACCCTCCAATCCCGAGTCAAGGCGCATTCAGAAAGTACTGAAATCAATTGCCTTTACGGATAAAATCATCGTAAACATTGAAAAGGGAGACACTGCTTCCGTGGTAGTGCTCACCAAGTATGCATCTGATTTTGTGGACAGTCTTCAAAATGGGTATTCAGAATATGTAAAGAACATTCAAGGTAAGGTAGACGATGACCAGGTCTTGAATACACTGGATATGGTATATGACAATCTGCCCTTTTTTTTGAACGAAACCGATTATAAGGAAATCGAAGGGAAGCTATCAAGGGATAGTATCCAACTTCAAATGGAACAAAACTACCGTAGCTTGGTGTCCCCCTCTGGAATCATCACCAAAAAAACTATCATAAAGGACCCCTTGGGACTCTCCTTTATTGCTCTTAAAAAACTTCAAAAAATAGGGGTTGCCGAAGATTTTATCCTAAAAAACGGCTTTTTGTTGAACAAGGAGGAAACCAATATCCTACTTTTCATCACCCCTACATATCCCTCAAGTGCCACTGTGGAAAACAGACCGTTGGCCGATGGACTTTATGAAATCCAGCGAAAACTGAACGACGCGTATGGCGACAAAGTGGATGTTTCCTTTTTTGGTGCCGCTTTGGTAGCCGTGGCCAATGCCCAACAAGTAAAGAACGATATTATTTTTACAGTAAGCATTGCCATGGTGGTGCTACTTGTACTTCTTATGGTCTTCTATAGACGGGTTACCCTTCCTTTCATACTGTTTGCCCCTACCCTTTTTGGGGCACTTTTGGCTTTGGCCCTTTTGGCTATTTCCCGTGAATCCCTTTCCGCCGTATCCTTGGGTATAGGAGCCATACTATTGGGGGTCACCCTGGATTATGCCCTGCATATATTAACCCACATAAGAAAAGGGGAGGAACTGCAACTCATGTACCGTGAAGTGGCCCCTTCCATTTTAATGAGCAGTCTAACAACGGCTTCGGCCTTTTTATGCCTATTGTTTTTGGAATCCCAAGCCTTACAGGATTTGGGGGTTTTTGCTTCAGTGAGTGTGGTTGGTGCGGCGGTCTTTTCGCTTTTATTCATTCCTCAGGTATACGCGTTTGAAGGAATTAAAACGGGAAGTCCCGGCGTTCTGGAGAAAGTGGCCGCGTTCGAATTCCACAAAAACACATGGGCGATCGGCATCATTGTCGTAGGGCTTATCATTAGTGTTTTTTTCTATGACAAGGTTCGTTTTGACCAGGACATCGCCAAACTGAATTTTGAATCGGAAGTATTGAAAAAGGCCCAAAAAAAGTTGGAGTCACTTACTGATTTGGAGTCAAAGTCCGTATATCTATCCACCTACGGAGCAGATTGGGAGAAGGTTCTACAAGAAAACGATACTATCTATGACGAGTTGCAGCAGCTTAAAAAAGAGCAAAGCATCATCAATTTCACCTCGGTATCCAGTCTAGTGAAATCCAATAGTACCCAAAAAGATAAAATAGCCCAATGGCAAGACTTTTGGTCCCAAACCAGAAACGACTCCTTACGGAAAAATATAAATTCTAGTGCCGAAGGCTTGGGTTTCAAGGCAGGCACCTTTCAAAATTTTTATACTTGGCTCAATGGCGATTTTAAACCCATGCAAGTAACTGATTTCAAAGACTTCCCTGCCTTGAATATCAATGATTACATTGTCTCCGATAGCTCCGGAACAACGGCCACATCCTTGATCAAGCTGAATGAAGAACAATATCCCATAATCAAGGAACATTTCTCCCAGAATCAAAATACACTCCTGATCAACAGAAAGGAAGTGAACGAGTCCTTTCTGGGAACTCTAAAAGAGGATTTTAATCGCTTGCTTTGGTTGTCCCTCATAACCGTGGTCATTATTTTGGCCTTATTTTACAGAAGCCTTTCCTTGACCTTGGTAACGGCCATTCCCATTTTTCTAACCTGGTTCTTGACGGTGGGCATTATGGGTCTTTTGGGCATTGAATTCAACATATTCAATATTATCATTTGTAGTTTTATTTTTGGTTTGGGAGTGGATTACAGCATTTTTGTTACCAATGGGTTGCTTACGGAACATCGAACGGGTATCCAATGCCTTCCAACGCATAAAACCTCCATAATTCTTTCGGTAATCACTACCATTGCCAGTGTAGGTGTCATGATTTTCGCCAAACATCCGGCCCTATATGCAATTTCCCGGGTGTCCTTGATCGGGATTTTCTCTGCGGCCTTCGTCGCCTTTACCATACAACCTATTTTGTTTCGGCTTTTTATTGGCAATCGAAATAAGCGACCGATTTCTCTACGGTATTTCATCCATTCCGTAGGTTCCTTTTTATATTTCGGGTTGGGCGGAATACTCTTTTCCAAATATGCCTGGGTCGTCACCCTTTTCAATCCCAATCGGGCTAAAAAACAAAATCTTGAGTTTCACAAGGCGGTTTCCAAATTGATGAAATCTGTTTTATATACCAACCCTTTCGTTAAAAAGCAGGTATTGAATCCTTCAAAGGAAACTTTTGAAAAACCGGCCATGTTGATTGCCAACCATACCTCATTTTTGGATATTTTGTGCATTGGCATGCTGCATCCCAAAATTATCTTTCTAGTAAATGATTGGGTCTATAACTCCCCTATTTTTGGGAAGGCCGCAAAACTGGCAGGGGCCTATCCGGTCTCAGGAGGTGTAGAAAACGGGGAAGAATATTTGGCCAAAAAGCTGAAACAAGGATTTTCCATCATCGCCTTCCCAGAGGGTACACGTTCCACAACCAATAAAATCAACAGGTTTCATAAAGGTGCCTTCTACTTGGCCGAAAAATTCCAGTTGGACATCCTACCTATATTGATCCATGGTAATTCCGAAGTGCTGCCCAAAGGCAGTTTTGTAATCAGGGATGGCAGTATTACCGTGAAAATCATGCCAAGAATACCCTTTGGGGATACCCGATTTGGGGAAAATTATTCCCAACAGGCGAAAAAGGTTGGCGCGCAATTTAGAATAGAATTCCAAAAACTACGGGATGATATAGAAACCAAAGATTACTGGAACAAAACCCTTTTAGAGAATTTCAGGTTTAAAGGAGATACTCTTTTCAATCGGGTGAAAATGGATGTAGAACAAAACAGTGCAACGCATCATGAATTGCTAAAGTTAGTTCCTTCAAAAACAAGCATCGTCCATCTATCAAAAGACGCGGGGCTATTGGATCTGCTATTATCCCTGGATTCAATAGATCGAAAAATGCACACATATTTGGAAGACAACGAAGCTTTAACCGCTTTGGAGCAGAATTTTCTTTTTCGGCATTATGCCAAGATTACATGCTATACCTCAATGGACGATGCGCTTTCAAATACCGCGGATATACTGCTTATTAATTTGGATGGCCTATCATTTTCCTCAATAGAAATAAGGAGCTTTAAAACCATCATTCTGTTAAAAAAAGGCAGTTTATTGGATTACAGGGAAGTTTTGTCCTCAGATTTCCTGGTTAAAGCGCAAAATGATAATTTTATTGTACTCAAAAAAAGTCCATCAAATTGA
- a CDS encoding LolA family protein, with protein MNRILVILLFFSYVGFAQTKMSVQEAKSLQEMVKQKAQQTQTITSDFVQYKHLDFLSNDIESSGKLAFKSPENVSWQYLKPFSYKVVFKDEKLLINDNGNKSKLDLGSNELFKQLNHLISASINGDMFSADEFEIAYFRENGAPLVHFLPKDPKFSDFIKAFHIRFSKQGTVEEVKMIEPSGDYTRIVFSNKVENKAIPDAVFNL; from the coding sequence ATGAATAGAATCTTGGTAATCTTGTTATTTTTCTCCTATGTGGGTTTCGCCCAGACTAAAATGTCCGTTCAAGAGGCGAAATCCCTACAGGAAATGGTTAAACAAAAAGCACAACAGACCCAAACCATCACAAGTGATTTTGTTCAGTACAAACACCTGGACTTTTTGTCCAATGATATTGAATCGAGCGGAAAATTAGCTTTTAAAAGCCCTGAAAATGTCAGTTGGCAATATCTAAAACCATTTTCGTACAAGGTTGTTTTTAAAGATGAAAAACTCCTCATTAACGATAACGGCAATAAGAGCAAACTGGACCTGGGCTCCAACGAACTCTTCAAACAGCTTAACCATTTGATCAGTGCCAGTATCAACGGGGATATGTTCAGCGCCGATGAATTTGAAATTGCCTACTTTAGGGAAAATGGTGCCCCTTTGGTTCACTTTTTGCCCAAAGACCCTAAATTTTCGGATTTTATCAAAGCCTTTCACATCAGATTTTCCAAACAGGGAACCGTGGAAGAGGTAAAAATGATCGAACCCAGTGGCGATTATACTAGAATCGTATTTTCAAATAAAGTAGAAAACAAAGCGATTCCAGATGCGGTTTTTAACCTTTAG
- a CDS encoding beta-ketoacyl synthase N-terminal-like domain-containing protein translates to MEVYINSIGSVSVQKTFDDSGFLEEVVDYEGTSVKAVDPNYKDYIPPAAARRMAKGLKMSAVSSQNAMKEADLKNVDAIIVGTGLGCLGESEKFVRDLLDNDEQYLTPTRFIQSSHNTVAGSIALDMGCKGYNFTYVHSNISFESSLWDAKLQLENNEAENILVGAVDELVEHHVTTHQFIDHIKKEPVSREQVLRSGTKGIVFGEGSHFFVLSNQKQDTTYSKLFAMGIYNTLRKEEVSGTILGFLDTNGLTLEDLDGVILGNNGDVDFDTIYHDLANGIFQTIPQFVYKHLSGEYDTASGFGFWMANKIFKTGKVPEVIRWNDIKVSQPKRLLLYNQYRGKNHSLVVLEKC, encoded by the coding sequence ATGGAGGTGTACATAAACAGTATCGGCTCGGTTTCCGTCCAAAAAACCTTTGATGATTCGGGCTTTTTGGAGGAAGTTGTTGATTATGAGGGTACTTCGGTTAAAGCGGTTGACCCCAATTATAAGGACTACATACCTCCAGCGGCGGCCAGAAGAATGGCAAAAGGACTTAAAATGAGCGCCGTCAGCTCCCAAAATGCCATGAAGGAAGCAGACTTGAAAAACGTGGACGCCATCATTGTAGGCACAGGCCTTGGTTGTCTGGGCGAATCCGAAAAATTTGTACGGGATTTACTGGATAATGACGAACAGTACCTTACCCCTACCCGGTTCATTCAATCTTCCCACAACACCGTAGCGGGCTCCATTGCATTGGATATGGGGTGCAAAGGATACAATTTTACCTACGTGCATTCCAACATATCGTTCGAGTCCAGCCTATGGGACGCCAAGCTACAATTAGAGAACAATGAAGCTGAAAACATATTGGTAGGAGCCGTAGACGAACTGGTAGAACACCATGTAACCACACATCAATTCATCGATCATATAAAAAAAGAGCCTGTTTCCAGGGAACAGGTACTGCGCTCCGGCACCAAGGGCATTGTTTTTGGTGAGGGATCCCACTTTTTTGTACTGTCCAATCAAAAACAGGATACAACCTATTCAAAGCTCTTTGCCATGGGAATTTACAATACCCTAAGGAAGGAGGAGGTCTCCGGTACAATTCTGGGTTTTTTGGATACGAATGGATTGACACTCGAAGATTTGGACGGTGTCATTTTAGGTAACAATGGGGATGTAGATTTCGATACGATTTACCATGACCTTGCAAATGGGATATTTCAAACTATTCCACAATTTGTGTACAAGCATCTTTCCGGAGAGTATGACACAGCCTCCGGTTTCGGTTTTTGGATGGCCAATAAAATCTTCAAAACCGGTAAGGTTCCTGAGGTTATCCGTTGGAACGATATAAAAGTAAGCCAACCAAAAAGGCTTTTGTTATATAACCAATATCGAGGTAAAAACCACAGTCTGGTAGTCCTGGAAAAATGTTAA
- a CDS encoding polysaccharide deacetylase family protein codes for MLTRKTVNTIFLLGVVVSLAISIFKPIPWPAFALLTASWFFLTLCGSFFIRWNYHMTSLNSNNEINKPQIAITFDDGPHPEYTPKALSLLEKYNAKATFFCIGKNIAKHPELIKEIIRQGHSVGNHTFSHANTFGFFGTSKVTQELNRTNKIVEKLTGLKMTLYRPAFGVTNPSIARAVKNLELNSIGWNVRSLDTTFRNENQVLKRITSKTEEGSIILLHDTSAKSIAVLERLLVFLENRKLESVTVDQLLQIRAYE; via the coding sequence ATGTTAACACGGAAAACCGTAAATACTATTTTTCTATTAGGCGTCGTTGTCTCTCTGGCCATTTCCATTTTCAAACCGATTCCTTGGCCCGCTTTCGCCCTATTGACGGCAAGTTGGTTCTTCTTGACACTGTGTGGTTCTTTTTTTATCCGGTGGAACTACCACATGACTTCCTTGAATTCAAATAACGAAATCAATAAACCCCAAATCGCCATAACCTTTGATGACGGACCGCATCCGGAATACACGCCCAAAGCTCTATCCCTTCTGGAAAAGTACAATGCCAAGGCGACCTTTTTCTGCATCGGGAAAAATATTGCAAAACATCCGGAGCTAATTAAGGAAATCATAAGGCAAGGACATTCTGTAGGGAACCATACGTTTTCACATGCAAACACCTTTGGCTTTTTTGGCACATCCAAAGTAACCCAAGAGCTGAATCGAACGAACAAAATTGTGGAAAAGCTAACGGGTTTAAAAATGACCTTGTACCGGCCCGCTTTTGGCGTCACTAACCCAAGCATAGCACGGGCCGTAAAAAACCTAGAATTAAATTCCATAGGTTGGAACGTTCGTTCCTTGGATACCACTTTTAGGAATGAAAATCAGGTTTTGAAACGGATAACTTCCAAAACGGAAGAAGGTTCCATTATCCTACTTCATGACACCAGTGCAAAATCTATCGCCGTTTTGGAACGATTATTGGTATTTTTGGAAAACAGAAAGTTGGAATCGGTTACAGTGGACCAATTACTTCAAATAAGGGCTTATGAATAG